The DNA region TTCAAAGTAATGTCAGTATACTTTCTCCCTAAGAATGAAATAGAAAACACAGATTGCCAACCTACCTGTTTATGGGAGAAAATGTGTAAGGCACATTCAGGAGAAAAACCATACGAAGTCCCGTGAATTTTTCCCTTCAAATGTGGGCAATCTCCATTATAGAAGCAGTATTTCATGTCGAAAACTTTACGAGAAAAATCCTGTAAAGCTTTTAGCAACTCTTCACGACATCCATGATAATTCTGTAAATGTTCGTCATCAAGATTAGTAAGAATTACGGCATACGGAGTATAGTGATATAATGATCCATCACTTTCATCCGCTTCTGCTATAAAATAATCAGAGGATCCAGAATAACCATTCAAAGATTCAGAATTTAGCCCCCCAATTGCATAGGATGGATCTCGGTTATCTGCACGAAATATAGCTGCAATTAAAGAAGAAACTGTTGTTTTTCCATGACTACCAGATACGAGAATACTGGTAGATTCTTGGATCAGTTCTGAGAGTAATTCAGCCCTATGGATAATTTTTAGTGATTTATTTAGAGCTGTTTGATACTCAATGTTATCCTTTGTGATCCCAGAGCCATATACAACGATACCAGAATCAGGGATGTGTTTAGCACTATGCCCTAAAAAACATAGAACACCCTTTTCTCTAAGTTTTTGGATTGTCTTTCCCTCAGCTAAATCACTGCCCGTTACATGATAACCTCGATCCACTAAAATATGAGCCAACGCACTCATACCTATCCCCCCAATACCAATGAAATGATAGTGCGAACTTTGACTCATATATTGACCTATAAACATTCACAAATGAATTGGTAAAAAGACTTAGCTACCTTTTTCTTGTTGTATATCTGAAGCGCCTGTCGCCTATTCTGTATAGTCTGTGAATCTAGAGCAAGTAAAACATTCGTAGCCAAAGACTCTTTACTCAACTGCTTCTGAAGTAACATTGATCCTGCGCCAAGAGTGTAAGCTAAAAATTTCGCATTTTCTTCTTGATGACCATAAGCTCCGGGATATGGTACCAATACGGAGGGAACTTGTGCCCATAAAATCTCATCTAAAATAGTGGCGCCTGCACGACTAATAACCAAATCTGAGGATTGTAAGACGCTAAGCATATCACCTTCAAAATTTTTCACATAAGCCGGTATACCTAAACGATCATATAACAATTGAATAGGTTCTGTAGGATTCTTCATTCCTGTAATATGATAAACACACAAATTACCATACTGTTTACTCACAGTTGCAAGAGCAGGAGGCACTATAGTATTCAATACTTTGGCTCCTTGAGATCCACCTACTACACAAATTTTCGGAGAAAGTTGAGAAAAATCTTTAACAAAACAATTCACTTGCGCGTATTTCCTTCTTGGTAAGCTTACTTCTTCAGCACGACAAGGAAAATGCTCAGAAGCTGCTCTAAAAGACAATCCTACCCCCCTAGCAAATCGAGAAAACAACTTATTGACTTTGCCTGGGATAAGATTTTGCTCATGCAAAAATATAGGAATCTTATTTCTCAATGCAGCTAATAATACAGGAAGAGAATGATAACTCCCAAAGCCGATAGTAATGTCTGGTTGATAATTGACAAATTCTCTG from Chlamydia ibidis 10-1398/6 includes:
- the murG gene encoding undecaprenyldiphospho-muramoylpentapeptide beta-N-acetylglucosaminyltransferase codes for the protein MMGKIKRVILAVGGTGGHIIPALATSEMFIEEGVEILLLGKGLERHPNLSQNSSIPHKEIPSGLPVLSHPIRSISQIASLLSGYRKACREFVNYQPDITIGFGSYHSLPVLLAALRNKIPIFLHEQNLIPGKVNKLFSRFARGVGLSFRAASEHFPCRAEEVSLPRRKYAQVNCFVKDFSQLSPKICVVGGSQGAKVLNTIVPPALATVSKQYGNLCVYHITGMKNPTEPIQLLYDRLGIPAYVKNFEGDMLSVLQSSDLVISRAGATILDEILWAQVPSVLVPYPGAYGHQEENAKFLAYTLGAGSMLLQKQLSKESLATNVLLALDSQTIQNRRQALQIYNKKKVAKSFYQFICECL